From one Gracilibacillus salinarum genomic stretch:
- a CDS encoding type I restriction-modification system subunit M — MNESMFHQQTGINIQEKANLIWSIADSIRGLYKPHQYGEVVLPMTVIKRFHDTLLPTRDKVQETYQKVKHLEVKEGFLQKASGYGFYNVSNFTFERLLAEPDNIEENFLAYLNGFSENVQDVLKNFEFEREIRKLANNDKLFFIIQEFNSEKAYMGPDRITSTDMGYIFEELIKKFSESYDEEAGSHFTSRDIIYLMTDLLIAEEKDVLIDEGVAKTVYDQTMGTSQMLSAMEERLKALDAEADVTTFGQEINEQTFAIAKADTMIRNSDSNNMRLGNTLTEDQFEGYTFDYCISNPPFGTDWKSEYKKVKEEHDRGETGRFGVGLPKKNDGQLLFLLNGLSKLKDTGRMAIIHNGSALFSGNAGGGESEIRRHVIENDYLEAIVQLPNDSFYNTGIATYVWVLTKEKPKHRIGKIQLIDASNMYEKRRKNIGSKRVDISRNCREIIVKAYGEFLNKEYSLGERMVESKILDNEDFGLYKVTVETPLYDEEGNIVMKKNKPVADKDKRDTEEIPLKENIQVYVEKEIKPFNPDAWVDEKKTKIGYEIPFTRLFYKFEQPEKSDDIAARIREIEKEIVKSFEALSGEEVKVNE; from the coding sequence ATGAATGAAAGTATGTTTCACCAACAAACAGGTATAAATATTCAAGAAAAAGCTAATTTAATCTGGAGTATAGCAGATTCAATTCGAGGATTATATAAACCACATCAGTATGGAGAAGTTGTACTTCCAATGACTGTTATAAAGCGCTTTCACGATACGTTATTACCAACTAGAGATAAAGTACAAGAAACCTATCAAAAAGTAAAGCATTTAGAAGTAAAAGAAGGATTCCTACAAAAAGCTTCTGGATATGGGTTTTATAATGTAAGCAATTTTACTTTTGAACGTCTTCTTGCTGAACCAGATAATATCGAAGAAAACTTTCTAGCCTATTTAAATGGGTTTTCTGAAAACGTCCAAGACGTTTTAAAGAACTTTGAATTTGAACGAGAGATAAGGAAGCTTGCCAATAATGATAAATTATTCTTTATCATCCAAGAGTTTAATTCTGAAAAAGCGTACATGGGGCCAGACAGAATTACAAGTACCGATATGGGGTACATATTTGAAGAACTCATCAAGAAGTTTTCAGAGAGCTATGATGAGGAAGCAGGATCGCACTTTACCAGTCGTGACATAATTTACCTAATGACAGATCTATTAATTGCAGAAGAGAAAGACGTATTAATTGATGAAGGCGTTGCAAAAACAGTATATGACCAGACAATGGGTACTTCCCAGATGCTGAGTGCCATGGAAGAACGCTTAAAAGCATTGGATGCCGAGGCAGATGTTACTACTTTTGGACAGGAAATTAATGAGCAAACTTTTGCGATTGCCAAAGCAGATACGATGATTCGAAATAGTGACTCAAATAATATGAGATTAGGAAACACACTAACGGAGGATCAATTCGAAGGTTATACCTTTGACTATTGTATTTCTAATCCACCGTTCGGGACAGATTGGAAATCAGAGTATAAAAAAGTAAAAGAAGAACATGACCGTGGTGAAACCGGTCGGTTTGGTGTTGGGCTACCCAAGAAGAATGACGGTCAACTTCTCTTTTTATTAAATGGGTTAAGTAAACTAAAAGACACTGGACGAATGGCAATTATACATAATGGTTCAGCTTTATTTAGTGGAAATGCCGGTGGTGGAGAAAGTGAAATCCGTCGTCATGTCATTGAGAATGATTACCTAGAAGCTATTGTCCAGTTGCCTAATGATTCCTTTTACAACACGGGCATTGCTACATATGTATGGGTTTTAACCAAAGAGAAACCTAAACATCGTATTGGAAAAATACAGCTAATCGATGCTTCCAATATGTATGAAAAAAGAAGGAAAAATATCGGTAGTAAACGAGTTGACATTAGTAGAAATTGCCGCGAAATAATTGTAAAAGCATACGGAGAATTTTTAAATAAAGAATATTCTCTAGGCGAAAGAATGGTTGAATCGAAAATACTAGACAACGAGGATTTTGGCTTATATAAAGTAACCGTGGAAACCCCACTGTATGACGAAGAAGGAAATATTGTGATGAAAAAGAATAAGCCTGTAGCAGATAAAGATAAAAGGGACACAGAAGAAATTCCATTAAAAGAGAACATTCAAGTATATGTGGAAAAAGAAATAAAGCCATTTAATCCTGATGCTTGGGTTGATGAGAAGAAAACTAAAATTGGATACGAAATACCATTCACACGTCTTTTCTATAAATTTGAGCAACCAGAAAAGTCCGATGATATTGCAGCCCGTATTAGAGAAATAGAAAAAGAGATTGTAAAATCCTTTGAAGCCTTGTCAGGTGAGGAGGTAAAAGTGAATGAGTAG
- a CDS encoding type I restriction endonuclease subunit R encodes MAFEDTEKRFEEDIETYLLTEGGYVKGNQANYDKEKAIDIHQLIGFIQETQEKAWVRYKKIYGEQASKQLYKRLNDEIDSNGVLHVLRNGITDRGVKLKIAFFRPESTLNEKTIQNYQSNKFAVTRQFAYSTANNNSLDMVLSLNGIPIVAMELKNQIKGQSVEHGKKQFMYDRDPREKLFQFNKRVLVYFVADLNEVWMTTKLDGKETFFLPFNQGTNGAGEVGGAGNPENLDGYITSYLWEKVLQKDSLMNIIHRFMHLEVKKQKVVKKRRELNKVSSKLIFPRFHQLDAVRKLVHTVRLKGSGDNYLIQHSAGSGKSNSIAWLAYHLASLHGDDDKSIFNSVIVVTDRTVLDRQLQDTISSFDHTDGLVETIGERKTSRDLKNAINDGKRIIITTLQKFPVIYEEVDVNQGNRFAVLVDEAHSSQTGTSAKKLKAALADTEEALREYAELEAEIEENTPDQEDKLVQELLSHGSHDNLSFFAFTATPKEKTLEMFGTKQSDDSFRPFHIYSMRQAIEEGFILDVLQNYMTYQMSYKIAKNTPDNPELSTTQGVKAIRRYQSLHPHNLQQKTAIMIEHFRNVTQHEIGGRAKAMVVTASRLHAVRYFFEFKRYIENKGYDDMDVLVAFSGTVQDENKEYTEEQLNKTKDGKRVKENQLKETFHTDEFNVLVVAEKYQTGFDEPLLHTMFVDKKLSGVKAVQTLSRLNRTHPNKNNTFILDFVNEAEDIQKAFQPFYEVTELDKEIDVNLIYDTKTKLRNYKIYNDQDIKKLTKIYLKNGNQSDKDLGRIASHLVPIIKRYEELDEQQRYEFRVTVRNFNKWYSYITQLTRMFDKELHEEFIFNSYLIKFIPKNSTEKIDIEDKVKLEYYKLEQTFNGDIALEKNTNGYQLSNPDNVETGIKPPEDDDLLENIVRRVNEKYDGKISESDRVIIDGVTRKAKESNDRLKSLARNNDEEMFEKSLFPGVFEKASQDLYMEQMDSYSKLFEDKSYYNTIMMAVAKEIYKELRSE; translated from the coding sequence TTGGCTTTTGAAGATACAGAAAAACGCTTTGAAGAGGATATTGAAACATACCTATTAACGGAAGGTGGGTATGTGAAAGGCAATCAAGCAAACTATGATAAAGAAAAAGCTATTGATATCCACCAATTAATAGGATTCATTCAAGAGACACAAGAAAAAGCATGGGTTCGATATAAGAAAATATACGGAGAACAAGCATCTAAGCAGCTATATAAGCGCTTGAATGATGAGATCGATTCCAATGGTGTTTTACATGTACTAAGAAATGGCATAACAGATCGTGGAGTTAAATTAAAGATTGCCTTCTTTCGCCCGGAATCCACTTTAAATGAAAAGACAATACAAAATTACCAATCCAATAAATTTGCGGTTACGCGTCAGTTTGCTTATTCAACAGCAAATAATAATTCTTTGGATATGGTCTTGTCACTTAATGGGATTCCGATTGTCGCAATGGAATTAAAGAATCAAATCAAAGGGCAATCAGTGGAACATGGTAAGAAGCAATTCATGTATGACCGTGACCCAAGAGAGAAATTATTTCAGTTTAATAAACGTGTTCTCGTTTATTTTGTTGCTGATTTAAATGAAGTATGGATGACAACTAAGCTAGATGGAAAAGAGACTTTCTTTTTACCTTTTAATCAAGGGACGAATGGTGCTGGAGAAGTTGGTGGTGCAGGAAACCCTGAGAACCTGGATGGTTATATTACGTCCTATCTATGGGAAAAAGTACTTCAAAAAGATAGCCTAATGAACATTATTCATCGTTTTATGCACTTGGAAGTGAAAAAACAAAAGGTAGTAAAAAAAAGACGCGAGCTAAACAAAGTGAGTTCAAAATTGATTTTCCCTCGTTTCCACCAGCTAGATGCCGTTCGAAAACTGGTTCACACTGTTCGGTTAAAAGGTAGCGGGGATAATTATTTAATTCAACATAGTGCAGGGTCTGGAAAATCCAATAGTATCGCATGGTTAGCATATCATCTTGCTAGCTTACATGGTGATGATGATAAAAGTATATTTAATTCGGTCATCGTTGTGACAGACCGGACTGTTTTAGATCGTCAATTACAAGACACAATCTCTAGCTTTGATCACACGGATGGGTTAGTGGAAACAATTGGAGAAAGAAAAACATCAAGGGATTTAAAAAATGCTATTAATGATGGCAAACGCATTATCATTACAACACTACAAAAGTTTCCTGTTATTTATGAAGAGGTGGATGTTAATCAAGGAAATCGATTTGCGGTTCTTGTAGATGAAGCACATTCCTCACAAACAGGAACAAGTGCTAAAAAGTTAAAGGCGGCACTTGCGGATACAGAAGAAGCTTTAAGAGAGTATGCAGAGCTGGAAGCTGAAATTGAGGAAAATACGCCAGACCAAGAAGATAAACTTGTACAAGAGCTTTTATCACATGGAAGCCATGACAATTTAAGCTTCTTTGCTTTTACAGCAACCCCTAAAGAAAAAACACTTGAAATGTTTGGAACAAAACAATCTGATGATTCGTTTCGACCGTTTCATATTTATAGCATGAGGCAAGCAATTGAAGAAGGGTTTATTTTAGATGTACTGCAAAACTATATGACCTATCAAATGTCTTATAAAATTGCGAAAAACACACCGGACAACCCAGAATTATCAACAACTCAAGGTGTAAAAGCCATTAGACGATATCAGTCCTTGCATCCTCATAATTTACAGCAAAAAACAGCTATTATGATTGAGCATTTCCGAAATGTAACACAACATGAAATTGGCGGCAGAGCCAAAGCGATGGTGGTCACAGCCTCACGTTTGCATGCTGTTCGTTATTTCTTTGAATTTAAGCGTTATATTGAGAATAAAGGATATGACGATATGGATGTGCTCGTCGCATTTTCCGGAACAGTCCAGGATGAAAATAAAGAGTACACTGAAGAGCAATTAAATAAAACAAAAGATGGTAAACGGGTGAAAGAAAATCAACTAAAAGAAACATTTCATACAGATGAATTCAATGTTCTAGTAGTTGCCGAGAAATATCAAACTGGGTTTGACGAACCGTTACTGCATACCATGTTTGTTGATAAAAAACTTTCTGGTGTGAAGGCTGTCCAAACTCTTTCCCGGTTGAATCGTACGCATCCAAATAAAAATAATACCTTTATATTGGATTTTGTAAACGAGGCGGAAGATATTCAGAAGGCCTTTCAGCCATTTTATGAGGTAACAGAATTAGACAAAGAAATTGATGTTAACCTTATTTATGATACGAAAACAAAGCTTAGAAATTATAAAATTTATAACGACCAAGACATAAAAAAACTCACTAAAATTTATTTGAAAAATGGCAACCAATCTGACAAAGATTTGGGAAGAATAGCAAGTCACTTGGTACCAATTATTAAAAGATATGAAGAACTAGATGAACAGCAGCGATATGAGTTTCGAGTAACCGTTCGTAATTTTAATAAATGGTATTCCTATATTACACAATTAACAAGGATGTTTGATAAAGAGTTGCATGAGGAGTTTATCTTCAATTCTTACTTGATTAAATTCATTCCTAAGAATAGTACTGAAAAAATTGATATTGAAGACAAAGTGAAATTGGAGTATTACAAGCTGGAGCAAACTTTTAATGGTGATATCGCATTAGAAAAAAATACAAACGGCTATCAATTAAGTAATCCGGATAACGTGGAGACTGGAATTAAACCACCAGAAGATGATGATTTACTAGAGAATATCGTGAGACGAGTTAATGAAAAATACGATGGTAAAATATCTGAATCTGATCGCGTTATTATTGACGGGGTTACACGTAAAGCGAAAGAATCCAATGATAGATTAAAAAGCCTTGCAAGAAACAATGATGAGGAAATGTTTGAAAAAAGCCTATTCCCTGGAGTTTTCGAAAAGGCTTCTCAAGACTTATATATGGAACAAATGGATTCTTATTCGAAACTATTTGAAGATAAATCGTATTATAATACGATTATGATGGCAGTTGCGAAAGAGATTTACAAGGAATTGAGAAGCGAATAA
- a CDS encoding ribonuclease H-like YkuK family protein: MNRLNVYNYTFQNLQEKEMTFDDVFTRIKRFMQRDPKGDYRLIVGTDSQVHCHYVRFITGIVIYREHKGAWACIRKNIVNRKMENLHERISYETSLTEEVVSMFTEERKETLINIVLPHIYQGSKFTMEGHIDIGAGERNKTRAFVNEMVNRIESMGIEPKIKPESFVASSYANRYTK; this comes from the coding sequence ATGAACAGGTTAAATGTTTACAATTACACGTTTCAGAACTTACAAGAAAAAGAGATGACCTTTGATGATGTATTTACGCGAATCAAACGATTTATGCAGAGAGATCCTAAAGGTGATTATCGCTTAATTGTTGGGACAGACTCTCAAGTCCATTGTCACTATGTACGTTTCATTACGGGTATTGTCATTTACCGTGAGCATAAGGGGGCTTGGGCCTGTATACGAAAAAATATTGTAAATAGGAAAATGGAAAACTTGCATGAGCGGATTTCTTATGAAACATCATTAACAGAAGAAGTCGTTTCGATGTTTACCGAAGAACGAAAAGAAACATTAATCAATATCGTGCTTCCCCATATTTATCAAGGATCAAAATTTACAATGGAGGGACATATCGATATAGGTGCCGGTGAACGGAATAAGACAAGAGCTTTTGTAAATGAAATGGTGAACAGAATTGAATCAATGGGAATTGAACCGAAAATTAAACCTGAATCATTTGTGGCTAGTTCCTATGCGAATCGGTACACGAAATAG
- a CDS encoding SIR2 family protein, with protein sequence MNSSVVEVLKESLIEKNVTFLLGAGASAPYFSSLGNFEEILSNENIDYRGKNLVKALFYYQSIRDNIYLHHFMFDKCCCNDKKDLMLSIINEYSRFIHNGIEFLKVRNSRISPKRLNVITTNYDLFIESSIDRLLEMNPRIFFNDGTNGYGKRVISTDNFNKTLLYSGVFDNYSNEMPAVNLIKCHGSINWKEYAKNNNRAKIQVAIEENLISPINNDLEIVIQEINQYFKEFPFIMNTDSLENLIENMNNIELVNEGLINELNFIGEHAGESLSKLIEKIEALQIVLPTKDKFQTTLIKEHYFSMLRLLSYELEKKQSLLVVFGFSFQDEHILEIVQRSLNNPALLVIIFCFTDNEKSNIISQFNFSIGNVPINIKFIEPKDFLVKEMDEEDYMEEEENQDDKNFTVITNEGRVSIYSNVVSKLENEAGNSVIPVLNFSSFNSILEMDIANKYIPIVGKETEKEKETGDTE encoded by the coding sequence TTGAATAGCTCAGTTGTTGAAGTATTAAAAGAGAGCTTAATAGAGAAAAATGTAACTTTTCTTCTCGGTGCGGGAGCATCAGCACCGTATTTTTCATCTTTGGGTAACTTTGAGGAAATACTATCAAATGAGAATATAGATTATCGTGGTAAGAATTTAGTGAAAGCACTTTTTTATTATCAATCTATAAGGGATAACATATATTTACATCATTTTATGTTTGATAAATGCTGTTGCAATGATAAAAAAGACTTAATGCTTTCTATCATAAATGAATATTCTAGATTTATTCACAATGGGATAGAATTTTTAAAGGTAAGAAATAGTAGGATTTCACCTAAAAGACTTAATGTGATTACTACCAATTATGATCTATTTATAGAGTCTTCAATTGACCGGCTACTCGAAATGAATCCCCGAATATTCTTTAATGACGGGACAAACGGGTATGGAAAAAGGGTTATAAGTACGGATAATTTTAATAAAACATTACTTTATTCGGGGGTATTCGATAATTATTCAAATGAGATGCCGGCCGTGAATTTAATTAAATGCCATGGCTCCATAAATTGGAAGGAATATGCGAAAAATAATAACCGTGCAAAAATACAGGTAGCAATTGAGGAGAATTTAATTTCTCCAATAAACAATGATTTAGAAATTGTTATACAAGAGATTAATCAATACTTTAAAGAGTTTCCATTTATCATGAATACTGACTCCCTAGAGAATCTTATTGAAAATATGAATAATATCGAATTAGTTAATGAAGGTTTGATTAACGAGTTAAATTTTATTGGTGAACATGCAGGCGAAAGTTTATCGAAACTCATCGAAAAAATTGAAGCACTACAGATTGTCTTACCAACTAAAGATAAATTCCAAACTACCTTGATAAAAGAACATTATTTTAGCATGCTTAGACTTCTTAGTTATGAACTTGAAAAAAAACAATCCCTACTGGTTGTATTTGGTTTTTCATTTCAGGATGAACATATATTAGAAATTGTACAGAGGTCGTTAAATAATCCAGCTCTTTTAGTTATTATCTTTTGTTTTACTGATAATGAAAAAAGTAATATCATATCACAATTTAATTTTTCAATTGGAAATGTCCCAATTAATATAAAGTTCATTGAACCCAAAGATTTTTTGGTAAAAGAAATGGATGAAGAAGATTATATGGAAGAGGAAGAAAACCAAGACGACAAAAATTTTACTGTAATAACAAATGAAGGTAGAGTATCTATATATTCAAATGTAGTATCAAAACTTGAAAATGAAGCTGGAAATTCTGTTATTCCTGTACTGAATTTTTCGTCATTTAATTCAATATTGGAAATGGATATCGCAAATAAATATATACCTATAGTGGGTAAAGAAACAGAAAAGGAAAAAGAAACAGGGGATACAGAATGA
- a CDS encoding restriction endonuclease subunit S, protein MSRELVDSAVEWIGKMPANWKLRRVGNLFEQRSEKVSDIEYEPLSVTKNGIVKQLETAAKSNDHTNRKKVCVNDFVINSRSDRKMSSGVSPLYGSVSLINIVLHSRNMDPSFVNYLLKNYGFAEEFYRWGTGIVEDLWSTNYSRMKKILIPTPGLEEQKKIANLLDDKVSKINNITDKLKRSIEELKKYKQSLITEAVTKGLYPDIEMKESGINWVGSIPKHWGLSYFKYEIYIRARLGWKGLKAHEYVDKGIAFLSTPNIKGESIDFNHVNYITRKRYDESPEIKLSKDDVLLTKDGSTLGTVNVVRSLFEDATVNSSIAVLTPSVSLNAVYLYYLIKSDYIQNEIRLKKDGMGVPHLFQKDIRQFRLILPPLDEQIQISTYLDGKIQSINLIINNKDKLIFELEDYKKSLIYEYVTGKKEVM, encoded by the coding sequence ATGAGTAGAGAGTTAGTAGATAGCGCTGTGGAGTGGATTGGTAAGATGCCGGCTAACTGGAAATTAAGAAGAGTCGGAAATTTATTTGAACAGCGTAGTGAAAAAGTCTCTGATATTGAATATGAACCACTTTCTGTTACCAAAAACGGTATAGTTAAACAATTAGAAACAGCAGCAAAATCAAATGACCATACTAATAGAAAAAAAGTTTGCGTAAACGATTTTGTTATAAACTCACGCTCTGATAGAAAAATGTCTTCAGGGGTGTCCCCGTTATATGGTTCAGTATCTTTAATTAACATTGTATTGCATAGTAGAAATATGGACCCGTCTTTTGTGAATTATCTGTTGAAAAATTACGGATTTGCAGAAGAATTCTACCGATGGGGAACCGGAATTGTTGAAGATTTATGGTCAACAAACTATAGCAGAATGAAAAAAATATTAATTCCCACTCCAGGTTTAGAAGAACAAAAAAAGATTGCTAATCTCCTTGATGATAAAGTTTCAAAAATCAATAATATTACCGATAAATTAAAACGGTCTATTGAGGAATTGAAAAAGTATAAGCAATCATTAATTACTGAGGCTGTAACAAAAGGGTTATATCCAGACATTGAAATGAAAGAAAGTGGGATAAATTGGGTAGGGAGTATTCCTAAACACTGGGGCCTATCGTATTTTAAATATGAAATATACATAAGAGCAAGACTGGGGTGGAAAGGGTTAAAAGCTCATGAATATGTTGATAAAGGTATAGCGTTTTTATCTACTCCTAACATAAAAGGAGAATCCATTGATTTTAACCATGTTAACTATATAACACGGAAAAGGTATGACGAGTCCCCAGAAATTAAATTATCAAAAGATGATGTGTTATTGACTAAAGACGGGTCAACTTTAGGTACTGTAAATGTTGTTAGATCATTATTTGAAGATGCCACAGTAAATAGTTCTATAGCAGTATTAACACCTTCTGTAAGTTTAAATGCAGTATATTTATATTATTTGATAAAGAGTGATTATATTCAAAATGAAATTAGGTTAAAGAAAGACGGAATGGGCGTGCCCCATTTGTTCCAGAAAGACATTAGACAGTTTCGATTGATTCTTCCGCCGTTAGATGAACAAATACAAATTTCAACTTATTTAGATGGCAAAATACAATCGATTAATTTGATTATAAATAATAAAGATAAACTGATATTTGAGTTGGAGGATTATAAAAAATCCCTTATATACGAATATGTCACAGGTAAGAAGGAGGTTATGTGA
- a CDS encoding type 1 glutamine amidotransferase domain-containing protein, translating to MAKIATVITDMFEDVEYTDPAKEFKEAGHEVVTIEMEKGKKVTGKQGDATVTIDYGIDDVSPESFDALFIPGGFSPDMLRADDRFVTFAKHFMDEMKPVFAICHGPQLLITAKSLEGRGVTGFKSIQVDLEYAGAKVQDKEVVVCQNQLVTSRQPDDLPAFIEESIKLLP from the coding sequence ATGGCAAAAATTGCAACAGTAATAACAGATATGTTTGAAGATGTAGAATATACGGATCCAGCAAAAGAATTTAAAGAAGCTGGACATGAAGTTGTTACAATTGAAATGGAAAAAGGCAAGAAAGTGACTGGAAAACAAGGTGATGCAACAGTTACAATCGATTACGGTATTGACGACGTATCACCTGAATCGTTTGATGCGTTGTTTATTCCAGGTGGCTTCTCACCAGATATGCTTCGAGCAGATGATCGCTTTGTTACTTTTGCGAAGCACTTTATGGATGAGATGAAACCCGTTTTCGCCATCTGTCACGGACCGCAACTGTTAATCACCGCTAAATCATTAGAAGGCCGTGGCGTAACAGGCTTTAAATCGATTCAAGTAGATTTAGAATATGCAGGCGCAAAAGTCCAGGACAAAGAAGTAGTAGTTTGTCAGAACCAACTCGTCACAAGCCGCCAGCCTGATGATTTACCAGCGTTTATTGAAGAATCGATTAAATTGTTACCATAA
- a CDS encoding ATP-binding protein, whose product MNSLEIGVVVEVNGFVSKVATFDDANHATFIHNGELIKNVSVNSFVIISQGFIKIIAKVNSESFWDNLNNTKGYNLDNRFSKNSIKRLIEIQTIGYIKNGEFISGASFLPMIGNFCNIPTNEEINQIFINNYISEDNSFTISIGKSLNENNGISLPINSFFASHIGVFGNTGSGKSNTLHKLYYELFTRNELPNLTTKSSFIVLDFNGEYVHEKSFGINDEEKKKIYNLTSGNTFGDKFPIEFDVFFDDEMLSVLFSATQQTQKPFITRLLKRSKKYNFGSNSLSNWVLALIRYIYTGIPNQNIRDIMVEVLEKHIQGVDQYLINIKNTKVYNGESQYFFHKDWYGDRRWFRFEGDFSQESHEVLLLEEIRNHIINTPLDVLQEFEIRCHLQLVNDLLYGNVAQEHILPLLRRIETRLSKIYNYIEIVEELPEQPFLQIISLRDLNTESKKFLSLIISKMYFDSHKMKQAKESFHLIIDEAHNILSNQSLREQDGWMDYRLELFEEIIKEGRKFGFFLTLASQRPADISPTILSQVHNFFLHKLVNERDLQIIDNSISTLDKVSKSMLPVLAQGVCIISGTALTMPVTVSVDFIDNINLRPQSDTVLLTDLWK is encoded by the coding sequence ATGAATAGTCTAGAAATTGGGGTAGTTGTTGAAGTAAATGGCTTTGTATCAAAAGTTGCTACTTTTGATGATGCTAATCACGCAACATTTATACATAATGGAGAGTTAATAAAAAACGTTAGTGTCAACAGTTTTGTTATTATTTCCCAAGGGTTTATTAAAATTATTGCAAAAGTGAATTCGGAATCCTTTTGGGATAATTTAAATAATACAAAAGGATACAATTTGGATAATAGATTTTCAAAAAATAGCATTAAAAGACTTATTGAAATCCAAACGATTGGTTATATTAAAAATGGAGAGTTTATAAGTGGAGCTTCATTCCTACCTATGATTGGTAACTTTTGCAATATACCTACAAATGAAGAGATAAATCAAATATTTATTAATAATTATATCTCTGAAGATAATAGTTTTACTATCTCAATTGGGAAGAGTTTAAATGAAAACAATGGCATTTCTTTGCCGATAAATTCATTTTTTGCTTCACATATAGGTGTTTTTGGAAATACAGGAAGCGGTAAGTCGAATACATTACATAAATTATATTATGAATTGTTTACTAGAAATGAGTTACCAAACCTCACAACCAAGAGTTCTTTTATAGTATTAGACTTTAATGGTGAATATGTACATGAAAAGTCTTTTGGCATAAACGATGAGGAAAAGAAGAAAATTTATAATTTAACATCTGGAAATACCTTTGGAGATAAATTTCCAATTGAATTTGATGTTTTCTTTGATGATGAAATGCTTTCAGTATTGTTCTCGGCTACCCAACAAACACAAAAACCTTTTATTACTAGATTATTAAAAAGATCAAAAAAGTATAATTTTGGGAGTAATTCACTTTCTAATTGGGTATTAGCGCTAATTAGGTATATTTATACTGGGATTCCTAATCAGAACATTAGAGATATAATGGTAGAAGTTCTTGAAAAACATATACAAGGTGTAGACCAATACTTAATTAATATCAAGAACACTAAAGTTTATAACGGGGAAAGCCAATATTTTTTTCATAAAGATTGGTATGGAGATAGAAGATGGTTTAGATTCGAAGGTGATTTTAGTCAGGAATCACACGAGGTATTATTATTAGAGGAAATTAGAAACCATATAATTAATACACCTTTGGATGTATTACAAGAATTTGAAATTAGATGCCATCTACAGCTTGTAAATGATTTGTTATATGGAAATGTTGCACAGGAACATATTCTTCCATTACTGAGAAGGATAGAAACACGACTTAGTAAAATTTATAATTATATCGAGATAGTAGAGGAATTACCAGAACAGCCATTCTTACAAATTATTTCGCTTAGAGATTTAAATACAGAGTCTAAAAAGTTCCTGTCCCTCATTATATCAAAGATGTATTTTGATAGTCATAAAATGAAACAAGCGAAAGAAAGTTTCCATCTTATCATTGATGAAGCCCACAATATTTTATCAAATCAATCTTTACGTGAGCAGGATGGTTGGATGGATTACAGATTAGAATTGTTTGAAGAAATAATAAAAGAGGGCAGGAAATTCGGTTTTTTCTTAACCTTGGCGAGTCAACGTCCTGCCGATATATCACCTACAATCCTTTCACAAGTGCATAATTTCTTTCTACATAAATTGGTGAATGAAAGGGACCTACAGATCATAGATAATTCCATATCAACATTAGACAAGGTTTCTAAATCTATGTTACCTGTCCTTGCACAAGGAGTATGTATCATATCCGGCACAGCTTTAACAATGCCTGTAACTGTTTCTGTAGATTTTATTGATAACATTAACTTAAGACCCCAGAGTGATACTGTTTTATTAACTGATTTATGGAAATGA